ATTGATCTCGATATCCTCAGGGGGATTGCCCTTTTTGGCATACTGGTGGTGAATCTCTATATTTTTTCTAATCCCCTGGCAATTTTAGCCGTGAATATATCACCGTGGACGGAATGGTATAATCAGTCGTATATTTTCTTTAGCCGGATATTCTTTGAAGGTAAGTTCATTACAATGTTTTCCTTTTTATTCGGACTTGGCTTTTACATTTTCACCGAACGCCTTAAAATTAAGGAATTACCGGTCAGGCGGGTTTTCTTTCGCAGGATGTTACTTTTGTTTTTGATTGGCCTAATGCATGCGGTGTTTTTCTGGCCGGGAGATATATTAGCTTCTTATGCAGTCTCAGGAATTTTCATCATGCTTTTTTTATACAGAAAAGATAAAACAATCAAGATTTGGATGGGGGTTATTTTAGGTGCTTTCCTACTATTTTTTACTTTGCTCATATTTTTTATAATGTGGGCAATGAGCATGCCCGAAGTAGCTGACAGTATAAAGGAGGGATTTGCGGAAGCAAACCAGGATTTTGTGGAAATGCTTGCACGTGGGTACGAAGTTTATTTAACTGGGACTTATGCTGAAATGATGACATACAGATGGGGAGAAGAAATTCCCTTTGCATGGACGGGCTTGTTTCTTGCACCTATGGGAATTCCATTCATTATTTCTATGTTCTTGCTTGGTTTTCTGATTGGCCGGAAAGGTTTGCTGCAAAACCCTAAATTATTGAGAACGTTGTTAATCCCTCATCGATGGAAACTACTTATAAGCGGACTCTTGCTCTCTGTTGTTTATGCATTAAGTTATCTTTATCGGGATCCTGTTCTTTTTGATTATTGGTTGCTGATTCAAATGTTTGCAATAATCCTTGGAGCGCCCTTGTTGATGTTGGCCTACAGCGGATTTATCCTAAAGTGCCTGGAAGACAATAAAGCTACCGCTTTCCTTCATCGGTTTGTGCCTGTCGGTCGCATGGCGCTTACAAATTATATCATGCAAACAATTATTTGTACCACTATATTTTACGGTTATGGGTTGGAATTGATTGGCCGCTTTGAACCGATTTTCATATTTCCACTTGCTGTAGTGATTTACCTATTCCAAATGTATCTGAGTGCATGGTATTTCAAACACTATAAAATGGGCCCGCTTGAAAGACTATGGCGCATGGGAACATATCTTAGCAGGGTTTAAAGATTTCAAAATGGAAACGTATATTTTTCGAAGACATTCAATACAATTACCTGATTTTTGCTTGCAGTTAGCTGTTAAAAAACCTTTTTTGTAATAGAAGTTTTGGAGCATTTCAAAACACAACTGAAATTTAGAGATTAATTTAAACAAATGAAAAAAATACTTATTATTTATGGTCACCCGGACAAAGAAAGCTATTGCTATGCACTTACAGAAGCTTATAAAAAAGGGGCAATAGCATCCGGAGCTGAAGTGAAAGAGATAAAAATAGCGGATTTGGAATTTAATCCCAATTTACAATTCGGATATAGAAAACGTACTGAACTTGAACCGGATTTGATTGAATCCCATGAAAAAATAAAATGGGCAGACCATTTAGTATGGATTTATCCGGTTTGGTGGGGAAGCTTGCCTGCCCTATTAAAAGGCTTTATTGACAGAGTTTTTCTTCCGGGTTTTGCTTTTCAAAAAAAGGAAAATTCATTATGGTGGGACAAGTTACTCAAAGGTAAAAGCGCGAGAATTATTTCTACACTTGACCAGCCTGCCTGGTATTATTGGTTAGTTTATCAAAAACCAAGCTATTTTGCAATGAAGAAATTAACCCTGGAGTTTTGCGGAATAAGTCCGGTAAAAGCAACAACAATAGGCCCCATTCGCTTGTCTAAAGAAACGTATCGAGAAAAATGGTTAGAAAGAGTCTATAAGCTGGGTTTTAAACAAAAATAAAATGGCAAATGAATACAGAATCAAAAAGTTTGACGGCGGAATGCATTATATTTTGCTCGACAAAAAGACGGTTTTAGCCTTAACAAAAGAAAATAATAAACGTGTGATTTGCAGATTGAATGACGAGATGGAACTTCATTGTGCAATAATTTCTAAAAAAGAAGGCGGTCACTTTATCAGCATTGGTTCAGCCACTTGCAAAAAGCTAAAAATTAAAGAAGGTTCAAAGGTAAAAGCTACTTTCACTGTAGATAATTCAAAATATCAGTTTGAAATGCCCGAAGAGCTAAAGGAAGTTTTAAATACAGACCCTGAAGCAGATAAAATATTTCATTCATTGACAAAAGGAAATCAACGTGGACTTATTTATTTGGTATTACAAGTAAAATCTAGCGATAAGAGAATTGAAAAAGCATTGAAAATTACGGAAAAAATCAAAATGGGAATTACATCTCCTAAATTGATTTTAAAGTATCCTCATTAATTCGTCTAATTTTTGAAAGATTTAGGTATATTAAAAGTAATTCAGTGATTAAAATTCAAGGTATTTACTTATTTTTAATTTGCTGTCCATGTAAAATTGTATTAACTAGTAAAACCGAACTTTTATTTGCTATTGGTAAATTATGAAACAGATTTTACATAAGATATTGAATAAAAAAACAAATATTTTTACAGGATTTTCTTATTTGTTTTATAATAGTAAAAGAAATTGGAGTCCACCTGTTGTTGATAACTTTGATGAAATAATTATTAATCATATCCAACCGAAAAATGAATTTACTTTTATACAAATAGGTTCTAATAATGGAATGTCAAATGATCCATTATATGATTACATAAAAAAGAATAAATGCAAAGGTGTACTCATAGAGCCGGTCAGCTATCTTTTTAAACAGTTGATAGCTAATTATAAAGGTGTTGAGGGTGTTTATTTTGA
This DNA window, taken from Chitinophagaceae bacterium, encodes the following:
- a CDS encoding DUF418 domain-containing protein — translated: IDLDILRGIALFGILVVNLYIFSNPLAILAVNISPWTEWYNQSYIFFSRIFFEGKFITMFSFLFGLGFYIFTERLKIKELPVRRVFFRRMLLLFLIGLMHAVFFWPGDILASYAVSGIFIMLFLYRKDKTIKIWMGVILGAFLLFFTLLIFFIMWAMSMPEVADSIKEGFAEANQDFVEMLARGYEVYLTGTYAEMMTYRWGEEIPFAWTGLFLAPMGIPFIISMFLLGFLIGRKGLLQNPKLLRTLLIPHRWKLLISGLLLSVVYALSYLYRDPVLFDYWLLIQMFAIILGAPLLMLAYSGFILKCLEDNKATAFLHRFVPVGRMALTNYIMQTIICTTIFYGYGLELIGRFEPIFIFPLAVVIYLFQMYLSAWYFKHYKMGPLERLWRMGTYLSRV
- a CDS encoding flavodoxin family protein; this translates as MKKILIIYGHPDKESYCYALTEAYKKGAIASGAEVKEIKIADLEFNPNLQFGYRKRTELEPDLIESHEKIKWADHLVWIYPVWWGSLPALLKGFIDRVFLPGFAFQKKENSLWWDKLLKGKSARIISTLDQPAWYYWLVYQKPSYFAMKKLTLEFCGISPVKATTIGPIRLSKETYREKWLERVYKLGFKQK
- a CDS encoding DUF1905 domain-containing protein — its product is MANEYRIKKFDGGMHYILLDKKTVLALTKENNKRVICRLNDEMELHCAIISKKEGGHFISIGSATCKKLKIKEGSKVKATFTVDNSKYQFEMPEELKEVLNTDPEADKIFHSLTKGNQRGLIYLVLQVKSSDKRIEKALKITEKIKMGITSPKLILKYPH